The Synechococcus sp. RS9916 DNA segment CTGGAGAAAGGAGACTGGACATTCAACAAACAACTCACCAAAAATATCATCATTGATGGCGAATCTGCATCCGGGCCACTATTCCAAATCGGCAACCAGAACAACATCGACTCCTCTGTCAACGCAGGCCAGGTCGAGGACCTGAAGGTTGACGTCACCCGAATGCACCTCATCAACAGCCACGTCAAGGGCGGCGACGGCAAGAAGGGAGGCGGCGGCGGACTTGGAGCAGGATCAGCCCTGCTGCATTTCAACGGCCACGTGACTTGGCGCGAAAGCAGCTTTCAAGGCAACACGGTCGAAGGAGGAAAGGGAGCCGAAGGAGCAAGGGGTGGACAATCATTTTATATCCATAACAGCAACAAAATCCAACAGGCCACATCTGGCGAGAAAGGAGACCATGGCGGAGGATTCAATTCATCTTCTAAAACAAGTCAATCAAACAGCAACCGTCCCTGGATACGCAATGGGAAAGCAGGTAACAAAGGCTTCATGAACCCCTCTTACAAAAATGATCCGAGCAGGATTATTGGGGGCAAAGGTGGCCATGGCCACGATGGCAAACTCTTCGGGGAAGCTGGCGGCGGCGGCGGCGGCGGCGGCGGTGGACACAAAAATTCCGTTTACGCGTGGGGGAATGAAACAGAGCCTGGCTATGACGGTGACAGCAAGCGATGGGGGAGTGGAGGTCGAGGAGGAAATGGGGGCAATGGCAATTTTGGGGCCGGCGGTGGAGTGGGTGGTAGCGCCGGTGCCAATGCAGGAAACAATCGATTCTGGCTAAACAAATGGCCCTTCTGGTACGAATATCGAAACAGCCCAAGCTGGACGTACAAAAACAAGCAGGGCGCCAGTGGTCGAAGCGGCGAATGGGCATCAGCACCAACGAAAGCCAGTGACCCCACACGAACTGAGGGTGGAAAACCTGGGCGCGGAGGAGACGGAGCAGCCCTTGGAATCATCAGCAGCTTCGCGAAAGACAACGAAAAATCCTCATTCACCTTCGACAATGTCGACTTTCGAAAAAATACTGCCAAGGGAGGAGCACAAACTGGTCGATTCTCCAATATCTACTCCCGATACATCAACATCCAATACAACGACGTCACCAATTCGACAGGCGACTCACATCGAGGGGGAGTAATCGGCGATAACAATTTTAAGCGCAATACAAATAGTGCCACAACTGACAAATCAAAAATCTATGCTAATTCTGGACGATTCAGCAAATTAGAACCAACCGAGGGATTCGCCCCCCAAGAGATATGGTCGTCATCTTACGAAATAGATTCCTCTGTCGTCCAAACATTCGGAAAGGTTCATCAGCTCGGAAATAGCAACGGCCACACGATTGTTCTCCACGCAGATCATAGCGACAGCGGCATCCAACAAATCGAGATCAAAGGGGCACAGTCTCTACTCAAAGCAGTACGAGAACTCAATAATTTTGCAAATAGAACCAAAAGCGAAGAGGAAATACGGTCAACCCATAAAGGAGTCCTAGGAAGCTTGACAGCATCACCGAGCTTCAAGCAAGCAAAAAAACTAGCAACTGGAAAAATCACAAAAAAAGTCGACGAATACGCCACAAAATTTGATGTAGGATCATACGCAAAATTCGCCAAAGGTGCACTCGGAGTCGGAGCAATCGTCTACGACACAATATTCAACCAAATGGCAGAAGATGCCCGGATCGAAAAAGAACTGAAAGAGAAGCGTTTGATCGACAAACGCAGAGGCCAAATCAACCAACTCGTTCCAACTGACCTCAAAGTCCAGCCCTTCGATACCACTAGCAAGCGTACATACGACACATTCAAAGACTTCACAATCGGCCGAGATCAACTCAACTTCACCCCCCAAATCGCACCGACAGTCACTTACCGATGGGACCCAGCCAAAGGAGTCATCCTCAACCTTCACTCCACACGGAATGACCAAGTCGACGACAACAAAGCTCGAGTCATTGGGCAGATCCATCTCACTAGAGAACAAAGCAACAATGCTTTAAAGCACAACAATGATGCTACCTACTTTCAGAAATTTCTTCACCTTGGAGTAACAAACGGGAAGGCGCACTACGTCTTTTCAAAAGATTCTCAATGGCAGTATATTTCGCGCGAAGAGGATGATGAAGTAGGCGGCATCGGAAACGACAGGATCATCATCAAGCGCGATGACAATGTCTCGAAGACGACCGCTCTAAAAGCCAATGGATTCGAAGGCCATGACCGAATCATGGGCGACAACGGCAATAGCGTCTTAAAAGGCGAATCAGGAAACGACTTCTTTGAACCTGGCGAAGGCTCTGACACTGTAGATGGAGGATCAGGCACTGATACCGTCAGCTACAAGTCCCTAAAAGCGGCCGTCTCGATTAAGACCTCGACCAACAACGAAAAGATTAAAGTCTCTGATAGCAGCAAATCGTGGACAGACGAAGTTTCCAACGTCGAGATTATTCGCACCTGGGGAGGCAGCAATCACACGCTAACCAATGCCGAATCATTGTCCGGCAAAGACCTCGGATACACGCTGCAAACAGGGGCCACTGGGACCACAAACGGATCCCAATATGACGACACACTATTCATCAGCTACTCAAGCAACTTCAACACTGATCCAGCCAACAAAACACTCAACAAGACAACACTTGTCGACGGCAAGGGTGGCAACGATCATCTTTTTATTGATGGACTTGCCGCCCACCTCGAAGCCGGCCAGACATTCAAACTCACTTACAGCAACACAAGCCAAAGCAGCGGCTTTATCACCAAAACGACCGACAACAGCAACAAAAAAGTCCTTAAATTCTCCAATATCAACAAGGGAGTCATCCTCACTGATACCGAACGCAACAGCCAAGGCCTGTTGACAGTCAAGCCTCTGACGGAAGAGCAGAGCAATCAAGCTAATGCCGACTGGGGCGATATCGATACCGATGAGATCATTGGCGCTTCGATCGACAACCAAAATGATGGGGCCGCTCAAAACGACGCTTTAACTGGCGCTCCTTCTGCTGGCCTCTCCAACGACAACATCGGCGCCCCTTTACAACCCGGGACAAGCCCTCAGACCGCAGAAGTCGACTCCCTCAACTCAGTTGAACAAGCCAGCACCACGCTGCCGGCAGAGACTGTGGAAAGCACCCTTGCCTCCACGGTTTCCATGGCGCACACGGCATGGGAACCAGGCCAAGAGCGTCAGCAGCAACCCGTCTGGGCACAGAGGGAATTCTTCATCGACCCCCTCGCCTGATCTCTTCACCTCATGCACCCTGCGCCTGCCCCCTGGGGGCAGGCTTTTTTTCTTTTTCGGAGAATGCTGAGCACACTGGTGAACAGTTCAGCGGAGCTGCCATGACCACGGCCGATCCCCAGTTTGAGGGCGTCTATGGCACCTACACCATCACCGACAACGATCGACGCGAGGTGCAGCGCTACCGCGTGGCACTGCTGATCAGCGGCCTTTCCTTCAGCGCAGGTTTACTCCAGTGGTGGCAGTGGGGCGGACAGCTGGCCTGGCTGTGGGTGCTGCCCCTCGCCGCCTCTCTGGGACTGGCCCTCCATTGGATTCACATCTACCTGCGCCCGCTGCATCAGGCTCTGCAACTCTTCTGGCTGCTGGGATGCGTTGGCTGGGGTGCCCTGCTGGTGATGGCCGGCCCCTCCGCAGCCCTGGCCACCCTGCACAACCATCCGCTCTGGATCCTGGCGGTTGGACCGTTATTCGCGGCTCTAGCAGGGATCGGCTTCAAGGAGTTTTTCTGCTTTCGGCGCGCAGAGGCAATTGGGCTGACTCTGCTGCTGCCCCTGGCCCTGCTTGGCCGTCTAAGCGGCTTGATGCCCCCGGATCTCTGCCTGGCTCTGCTCGGCGCTGCAGCCCTCCTGCTCCTGGTGCTGGCCCTGCGCAAATTCGGCATCCCCGCCGCGGCCGATGTCGGCGACAAGAGTGTGTTTGCTTACCTGGAGCAGCAGCGCGCCGCTGGAGCCCAGTGAGTTTGATCAGCCTGGTGGATGCCGAAAAAGACTTCGGCATCCGCACCTTGTTTGCGGATCTCACCCTGCACATCGGCAGCAATGACAGGCTTGGCCTGATCGGACCGAATGGAGCAGGCAAATCGACCCTGCTGAAGGTGCTGGCTGGGCAGGAGCCCCTCGGTGGTGGCGAAAGACGCTGCTCGCCTCGCCTTCGGGTGGAGCTGGTGGGCCAGGAGAGCGTGGTGCAACCAGGGCTCACCGTGCTGGAGCAGGTGCTGGCCGGTTGCGGCGAAAAACGCGAGCTGTTGCTGCGCTTCAGTGCCCTTACAGAAGCAGTCGCCCAGTCCCCCGACGACACGACCCTGCTCACCGAACTGGGGCACCTCAGCCAGCGCATGGATG contains these protein-coding regions:
- a CDS encoding calcium-binding protein produces the protein MTTATTARFVIKVTNNNDDGEGSLREAIRQGNQAVQEGKAVEIAFTSSLHIKVKTGYHLEKGDWTFNKQLTKNIIIDGESASGPLFQIGNQNNIDSSVNAGQVEDLKVDVTRMHLINSHVKGGDGKKGGGGGLGAGSALLHFNGHVTWRESSFQGNTVEGGKGAEGARGGQSFYIHNSNKIQQATSGEKGDHGGGFNSSSKTSQSNSNRPWIRNGKAGNKGFMNPSYKNDPSRIIGGKGGHGHDGKLFGEAGGGGGGGGGGHKNSVYAWGNETEPGYDGDSKRWGSGGRGGNGGNGNFGAGGGVGGSAGANAGNNRFWLNKWPFWYEYRNSPSWTYKNKQGASGRSGEWASAPTKASDPTRTEGGKPGRGGDGAALGIISSFAKDNEKSSFTFDNVDFRKNTAKGGAQTGRFSNIYSRYINIQYNDVTNSTGDSHRGGVIGDNNFKRNTNSATTDKSKIYANSGRFSKLEPTEGFAPQEIWSSSYEIDSSVVQTFGKVHQLGNSNGHTIVLHADHSDSGIQQIEIKGAQSLLKAVRELNNFANRTKSEEEIRSTHKGVLGSLTASPSFKQAKKLATGKITKKVDEYATKFDVGSYAKFAKGALGVGAIVYDTIFNQMAEDARIEKELKEKRLIDKRRGQINQLVPTDLKVQPFDTTSKRTYDTFKDFTIGRDQLNFTPQIAPTVTYRWDPAKGVILNLHSTRNDQVDDNKARVIGQIHLTREQSNNALKHNNDATYFQKFLHLGVTNGKAHYVFSKDSQWQYISREEDDEVGGIGNDRIIIKRDDNVSKTTALKANGFEGHDRIMGDNGNSVLKGESGNDFFEPGEGSDTVDGGSGTDTVSYKSLKAAVSIKTSTNNEKIKVSDSSKSWTDEVSNVEIIRTWGGSNHTLTNAESLSGKDLGYTLQTGATGTTNGSQYDDTLFISYSSNFNTDPANKTLNKTTLVDGKGGNDHLFIDGLAAHLEAGQTFKLTYSNTSQSSGFITKTTDNSNKKVLKFSNINKGVILTDTERNSQGLLTVKPLTEEQSNQANADWGDIDTDEIIGASIDNQNDGAAQNDALTGAPSAGLSNDNIGAPLQPGTSPQTAEVDSLNSVEQASTTLPAETVESTLASTVSMAHTAWEPGQERQQQPVWAQREFFIDPLA
- a CDS encoding DUF2301 domain-containing membrane protein produces the protein MTTADPQFEGVYGTYTITDNDRREVQRYRVALLISGLSFSAGLLQWWQWGGQLAWLWVLPLAASLGLALHWIHIYLRPLHQALQLFWLLGCVGWGALLVMAGPSAALATLHNHPLWILAVGPLFAALAGIGFKEFFCFRRAEAIGLTLLLPLALLGRLSGLMPPDLCLALLGAAALLLLVLALRKFGIPAAADVGDKSVFAYLEQQRAAGAQ